Below is a window of Culturomica massiliensis DNA.
TTTTTTCGTAGGGCCGGATTATGTGTTTATTTTAAAATCATCGATTAAAATTTACAATTAAAACGTTCCTTAATTTTAGTTGATCTAAATTGAAGACTAACGAACAGATATAAAGACAAACAAGTGACGATAAATGATAAGTTACATGTTTGAGAAACAGAAAAATAGGATATATATATCTGACTTTCAGATATAAATTAAGTAAGAAAAGTCTGTTTGTAAATGGAGAAAGGGTAACATGTCTGCAAGGATGGCAGATGTTATTGGTGGTGTAAACCTTTGACCAATAAAAAGGAACGTTTTAGTTGCAGATTTTGAATTAAAAAAACTGATAACGAAGCAGATTGCAAGTCATTTAAAATTTACAGTCTAAAATTTATAATTTATATGAACGCTTTTAAATAAAATAACATATGTATCGACGTATTATTTTTTGTATTGTTATTGGAATAGTTGCTTCTTGTTCTTCTTTTAAAAATGATGGAGAATTGGTAGGAGCCCGTAAAGTAAAAAGATGGTTTGAGCCTGATCCTTATGGGATGGTATTAATTCCTACCGGGAGTTTTGTTATCGGAAACAATGATGAGGATATTGCCTGGTCGATGTCTGCTCCGCAACGTACGGTGTCGTTGGCAGCTTTCTGGATGGATGAGACGGAGATCACCAATGACGAATACCGTCAATTCGTTTATTCCGTACTGGATTCGATGAAAAGACAACGGCTGGTAGATGAAGGGTATGAAGAATTCCTGATGAAAGACCGGAAAGGCAATGTATTGGAGCCGCCTGTTTTGGACAGAAGAATGCGTATTGACGGAAAAAAGAATGAAGAATATAAGGAACTTCTGGAAGGGATGAATTACGCCGGGGACGACCGGATTGTTGCCGGCGAACTGGATGTGCGGAAGCTGGTGTATAAGTTCAGTTGGTATGACTTTAAGCAGGCTGCTGCCAATGACCGTTTCTATAATCCGGAAACCGGAATCTATAAAGGGGGAACCGTAATCAATGCCAATGGCGAACGGGAAGCGGTAAAGGGGCGTTCGTCTTTTATCATGCGCAAGTCTGTCCGTATCTATCCGGATACTTTGTGCTGGCTGAAGGATTTCACGTATGTCTACAATGAGCCTTATGTGAAGGAATATTTTTCACATGTGGGGTATGATAATTATCCGGTGGTGGGCGTTAACTGGCATCAGGCGCAGGCTTTCTGTCACTGGCGTACTGCTTTGTTCAACAATGCCTCTTCCAACCGTGTTCAGGACTGGCGTTTGCCTTCGGAGGCCGAGTGGGAATATGCAGCCCGTGGTGGCTTGAGTGGTGCTACTTATCCCTGGGGGAGCTATTATACACGGAATAAGAAAGGTTGTTTTATGGCGAATTTCAAACCGATGCGTGGAAACTATATCGGCGACGGCGGTAGTATTACGGTACCTGTCGGAACTTATGCCCCCAACGGTTACGGTTTGTACGATATGGCCGGGAATGTAGCGGAATGGACTAATGATACCTACGATGAATCGGCTTATCAGGTTACACATGATATGCGTCCGTATTATTATCAAACAGCGGCTAAAACAGATAGTCGGATATTCAAGCGTAAAGTGATCCGGGGTGGTTCGTGGAAAGATGTGGCGTATTATATGCAATGCGGGGTAAGGACTTACGAATATCAGGATTCTGCCCGGAGTTATATCGGATTCCGGACTGTCAGGACAAAAATTGAATTTTAAATTATAATATTCTATGAAATTATTTAGAAGTAAATCCTATAAGGCTGCTATCGGTTTTATTTATGGTTGGGGTGCTACTGCAGTAATAGTGGGTGCTTTGTTTAAGATTATGCACTTTCCCGGTGCAGGGATAGTATTGACAGTGGGAATGCTTGTTGAAGCTTTTATATTTTTTCTTTCGGCTTTCGAGCCCGTTATGGAGCATTACGATTGGGCCCGTGTCTTTCCCGAACTTGGAACGAGTGGGGAGAAATTGGGCGTAAATCAGCCCGGTCCTGGCCGTCTTTCATCTCCGGCTTCACCTGTAAGTGGAGTCAGCGGCGTCAGTCTGGGTCTTGACGATGCGGATGCGGATAAACTTCGTCAGGGGATCGATAAGTTTGTTGCGACAGCCGATCATTTTGCCGAAGCTTCTGTAAACGTTCCTGATTTTGCACGTAAAATAACGACGGCTGCGGCTTCTTTCGAGAAGTTGGGCGAGAAGACAGAGAAGGCCGGGGAATTGCTTGAGGTATCCCTGAATACTTTTTCCACGGGTTGCAGCGATCTTCATAAAATCTTACATGATTCAGCGGATAGTCTGACTTCTCAGATCAGGCTCAACTGCGAAAAACTGGCCTCTACGATGGGAGCTTCAGCCTCAGGCTTCGATTCCCTGAGCCGAATGATGGAGGAACAGTTGCAGACGGTGAAATCCCAGACATCTGGTTATGCCCAGCAGTTGTCTTCGGTAAACAAGAATATCAGTGCCCTGAATGCGCTCTACGAATTGCAGGTGAATGAGACCAAAGCTTGCCTTGAGTCATTCCGTGGAATGCAGAGTGATATGGGAGAGATGCTTGAACATGTTTCTCTGGGTCTTGACAGTACGAAGCTCTTCCGTCAGGAATCGCAGCAGCTGGCCCATAATGTGGCTTCTCTTAATTCCGTTTACGGAAACATGTTGAGTGTGGTCAATAATAACTAAAGCAGGGTATTAGATGTCAACGAAGAATTGTCCCGAAACGCCGAGGCAGAAGATGATCGGCATGATGTATCTTGTACTGACAGCGATGCTTGCTCTGAATGTGTCGGCAGACGTTCTGGATGCCTTTACCCGAGTGCAGGAGAAGATGTCCTCTACAGTTTCCGGTTTTTATAAAAAGAATGCGGAGGCTTACAATGAGATCGATATGGCTTACAACCTTAATTCCACTAAGGTCGCCCCTATCCGAGCCAAGGCACTGGAGATCAAGTCTCTTTCTTCGGATATTTTTGTGTTTATAGAGGAACTGAAGAAAAAGATGGTATTGCTTGCCGATGGTCCTGAGGGGGATGTGATGCACATCCAGGCTCGTGATAATCTTGATATCGGTGGTCAGGTGATGATCACAGAGGGCGAGGGTAAAAAGTTACGTGAACTGCTGAATCGTTTTCAGGAGAAATCGCTTAGTTTTATCCATCCTAAGGATTCCCTTCTGCGTGTATCCATCCGTCATAACCTGGATACAGAGGCTCCTAAGGCCGTCGACGGAGAGTTTAAATCCTGGGAGTCTTCGAAATTCGAGGGCATCCCGCTTGTGGGAGTGGTCACAATGCTGACTTTTTACCAGGCTAATGTATTGAGTACAGAATCGGATGTGATCCGCTACCTTTATTCTTCGATCGATGCGGAGTCTTTTAAATTCAATAAACTTGAAGCCCTTGTTATTCCGGACTCCCGTTATGTTCTTACTGGCGACCGTTTTAAGGCACGAATCCTGCTTGCAGCAGTGGATACGACCCAGCGTCCAGATGTTATTGTCGGCGGGCGTTCCATATCGTATAATGGAGATTATTGCCTCTATACGGAGTCGGCAACGAAAGTGGGCATCCATCGGTTAAAGGGTGTAATCAACTATGTTTCTCCTTCGGGTGCCACCTTGCCGCGGGAGTTTTCGATGGAATACGAGGTGGCAGACCCTGCGGTGGTGATCTCCCCGACGAAGATGAATGTATTCTATGTGGGAGTCGATAATCCGGTATCTCTTGCAGCTCCCGGTTTGTCCCCTGATGTGATCGAGCCTCAGATCAGCAACGGTGAAATCCGGAAGTCTTCTGACGGTAGCTATATCGTTCGTCCTAAGGTTGCCGGCCGTAATTGCGAGATCACTGTTTTTGCCACGATCGACGGTCAGAAGCGTAAATTACAGACGCAGGAATTCCGGGTAAAAGAGGTGCCTGACCCTGTAGCCAAGGTGGGTGGTCAGCGTGATGGTAAGATCAAGAAGAACCTTTTGCTTGCAGCCGGGGGAGTGGATGTTGAGATGGAGAACTTCGACTTCGATATGAAGTTTATTGTTCAGAGTTTCAGCATGTATACCGTTATCGACGGTTATGCCCAGGATCAGTCTTCCCGCAGCGGTTCCTTTACTGGCGAGCAGTTGAAGATGATCCGTAACCTGAAGCGTAATCAGATCCTTGTTATCGAGCAGATCATGGTCAAAGGCCCTGACGGTTCGGTGCGCAAGCTTCCTTCAATCTCATTCAAAATCGATTAATAATGAATAAGTATATGACAAAAATTTTGTTGGCGTTGCTGCTTCTTTTAGCAGGTACTTTTTTTTGCCCGGGTCAGACTTCGAAGACTTTTTTTGACAGTGTGATCAAGAATCCCGATCATGATGAAAAGGCTCCCATCGTATTGCCTTATGTCGATCCTTCTGATGTAATCTGGGCCCGTACGATCATCCGTGAACTTGTATTGCGCGAGAAGATGAACCTTCCCTTGTATTATCCGACGCGTCCGATGGACGGCCGGATGTCTTTGATTGATATGTTGCTGAAGGGGATACAGAAATCCTTTAAGACGGCTTATGCGGACGATGAGTTGCAGACCCCTGTAAGTTATGATGAGATTCTTTCCCGTTTCGGCGGTCAGAGCGATACGATAACGAAGCGCAATACGGTGACCGGGGAGATGGAGAAGGTTGTTGTAGAGGGTGAGATTCATACGGATGAGGTAAAGCGTTTGCTGATCAAGGAATTGTGGTATGTAAACCGTAAGACTTCCCGTCTGGAGGTCCGTATCATCGCCCTTTGTCCTGTTCGTGAATATACGAAGGAGGACAGTTATGACGGAATCTTGAAGAGTCAGTTGTTCTGGGTGGATTACGGAGAATTCCGGGATCTTTTGTCTAAGCAGAAGGTTTTCAATTCGGCTAATGATGCGGTTCGTTTGAGCTTTGATGATATATTTCTGAAGCGTTATTTCAGTTCCCGGATCATTCAGGAGTCTAATGTATACGATAACCGTACGATCAGCAGTTATGCCGTCGGAATGGATGCCGTACTCGAGTCTGACCGGATTAGAGATGAAATTTTTAATTACGAGCAGGATTTATGGGAATACTAACCGATTGAAAGCGGGGTGTTGACTGTCAATGAGAAAGAATCGATAGAAGATACAGAGGGATAAGTGACTTGAGGGGTTTATAAATTTTAAGAATTTTGGATTGCTTTATGTGGCCATTTTTATTTCCCGGACGGATTCGGATACGTTCTACCCGGAAAGCTGAAAACGAACGAATGAAATTCAGAGAGGATCACCGTTTTTTTACGGCTTTAAAGGCGAGCGGATTGCCAGACCGGTATCAGAAGTTGGAAGAAAAAATAGGGAGTGATGATTTCAATATACGCTGTCGTCAATTGCGGAAATTTTCGTGGAAACGTAAAGCCGAAAGATGGAAAGAGAGCGAAGCATTCCATGATTTGAGAGCATATCGCCGATTGAAAAAGGACCCGGAGTTGCGACGTTATTACGAATTAAAAAAAGATCCGGTTTTTTATCAGTATCGTTCCTGGAGTCTGACTTTTGAAGACCATTTTAACACGTTTGAGCGGTCGAAATGGATTACATGTTATTATGCCGGAGAACGTTTTCTTCAGGCTACCTATGGTGTAGGGAGAGATGTTCAGCTGTTTATTCCTGATAATGTAAGAGTCAGGGAAGGACACTTGTATCTTGAATTTCGTCAGCAGCAAATCAATGGTAAATATTGGGATCCCCGTTGGGGTATTATAACCAAAGATTACGGCTATACTTCCGGAATGGTAAATACAGCTTTGTCTTTTCGTCAGAAGCTGGGACGTTTTGAAGTAAAACTGGAAATACCGGCTGATTCTTCTTTGGATTATTGTTTTTGGTTAACAGGGGATCGGTTTTATCCGCACATCAATATCGTAAAATTCGGTTCCAAAGGTTATGAAGCCGGATGTTTTCTGGGTAATCCGGGAGAGGAACAAGATGTGGAACAATTGAAAAGGAAGGTACGTCTGAAATCCGGGTTTTACATTTTTACTTTTGATTGGCTGGAGGACCGGATGATTTGGAAGATCAACGATTGTGTAGTGAAGACCTTAAAGATACATTTACCCGATGCACCTGCTTTGTATGCTTGTCTGAGTCTGGGAACGACAGAGGAACCGGGGGAAGTTCGTCTGCCAGAGATGATGAAGGTGGAATGGGTACGTTTTTATACAAAGAATAAATTCGATTGATATGAGAAAAGAAAAATATGTTGCAGGGCTTATATGTCTCTTGTGTGTTTTATCTCTGACTTCCTGTCAGAAAGTGAAAAATCTGTTTGGCAAGAAAAAATCGGCTACTACCGGCTGGGCTTATAATGATCCTGAAAACGGCGGAATTGAATACACGAAGGTAAAGCATACAAAAGCAGGACCCGGTCTGATTTTTATTCCCGGCGGGACGTTTGTGATGGGCCGTACGCAGGAAGATGTGATGGGAGAAAATAACAATATTCAACGACGGGTTACGGTTGCTTCTTTTTATATGGATGAAACGGAGGTTCGTAATATAGATTGGCTGGAATATCTGAATTGGTTGGGGCGGGTGTATGTCAACTATCCGGAAGTGGCTAAAAGGGCATTGCCTGATACATTGGTATGGAGGGATCAGTTGGGATACAATGAACCCATGGTAAAGAATTATTTGCGTTTTCCTGCTTATGCTGAATATCCGGTTGTCGGAGTTTCCTGGGAACAGGCAACTGAATATTGTATATGGCGTACAGACCGGGTAAATGAACAGATGCTGGTCGATAAAAAGGTTTTGAAGCATGATCCGGAAGGGCAGCAGGATGAAAATAATTTTAATACGGAAGCTTATTTGAGTGGTCAGTATGCAGGTGCTGTTTATAAAAATTACAAGGGGAATGGCAGGGAGGCTCGTCCTGTAAAGTGGGAGGACGGATTATTGTTACCGTCATATCGTTTACCTACTGAGGCGGAATGGGAATATGCTGCTTACGGTTTGATCGGAAATACAGAAGACGAAAGAGTGGCGGGTACGCGGATTTATCCCTGGAACGGTAGTTGGGTGCGTAATGACGAAAAAAAACACCGGGGAAAAATGATGGCAAATTTCAGGCGTGCCCGGGGAGATTATATGGGTGTGGCTGGTTTTGCAAATGACGGATGGGGCTATACGGCTCCGGTAAAATCTTTCTGGCCGAATGATTTCGGATTATATGATATGGCCGGAAATGTAAATGAATGGGTGTTCGATGTATATCGTCCTTTGTCTTTTCAGGATATGGCGGAGTTTAACCCTTTTCGGGGAAATATATTTAAAGTACCCATGACGGACGGAAGTGGAAATATAGTTGAAAAGGACAGTTTGGGGCGCATCCGTTATCGTAATCAGACAGATGTTGAATTAGCAAACCGGGAAAATTACAGAATTGCTGATAACCGGAATTATCGGGACGGAGATTTACAGTCCCGGATTTCAAATGAAATTGATTGGAAGTCGGGCATGGATCGGGGAACTTCTGAAATGTATTATGCCAATCAGAAAGAAGTTACGACATTGTTGAATGATGAAGCCCGTGTTTACAAAGGAGGTTCCTGGAAAGACGGAACGTATTGGCTTTCTCCGGGAGGCCGTCGGTATCTTAATCAGAAAAAAGCCGCCAATGACATCGGTTTCCGGTGTGCAATGAGTCAAATAGGTTACAAATAACAGAAATTATAGGGTGATGGATGTTGCTAAACTATTTTATACGTGGGCTTGTGTACCTTGTATAAATTATACGCGAAAATTGACCGGAGGCTTTAAATTGATCCTCTTGGAGCAAGGGTGTTCTCATGTTTTCAAAGAAGATAAAACCGACTACTTTCTCTTCTTTATATTGGAAGGTGAAATGAAAGTAAGGGATGAAAATACCGAGCCTTGGATTGCGGGAAAGGATGAAATGTTTTTGGTTTACGAAGGAGTTCGTATTGAATGTGTTACTCCGGTAAAGTTGATTTTTTTTACAACGGATCATCCGGGAAATAAGGGTGGGGAACTCTTATTTCGTTTATCCAGTATCTGTGAAAAGGTGGAATATCGTTTTCATCCGACCGAGGTTCGTAAGGAACTCCTTTTGTTTTTGATTTTGTTGAAATCTTATCTCGAGGATGGGGTTGCGTGCGGACATTTACAGGAAATAAAACAGGAAGAGTTGTTTAATTTACTGTATAATTATTATACTATGGTGGAATTGGCAGAATTATTCCGTCCTGTCGTTGTCAATAAAAACAGGGATTTTAAAAAACTGGTATTGTCTCATTGCCTGCATGCACGTTCTGTCGATGAATTAATCGAGTTTTGCGGTCATAATCCCTATTATTTCAAGAAGACATTTGCTAAAATTTACGGTACACCTGTTTATCAATGGATGCAAATACAAAAAGTAGAACACATCAAAAATCAGTTGATGGACGTGAATGTGAATTTAAAGGAGCTTATGGCAGCGGTGGGATTTTCTTCTCCTTCGCATTTTAACAAGTTTTGTCAGAAATGGTTAGGAATGTCTCCGACACAGTATATAGAAAGGATGAAGAAGGATTGTACCTATTTACTGGATTGATAATTTACAATAGAATGACGGCTTGATATAATTTACTGAGCTTGTTAGATTATACTTTTGAATATAGATAGCGTGTATTAAAATATTTGGTGTTTATGGATGCTTTCAGGATATTGCAAATGGAAGGTGATAATCGAAACTGTATTTATCTCCATCGTGAAGGTTCGGAATGGTATGCTTATGAATCTTCAGCCTTTTATCTCAATTCTACTTTTCCGGTCAGGGGAAGTGTCGAACGAATCGTCGATCATAAGTCTGAGATGTGTCTGATCCGGATTCCGTTAGGCAGACAACCCCGTGAGTTTTTTATGGGTCAGGAATTGATTTTCCGTAGTGAAGACATACTGGAAGTGAAATGTAAATTGAAATACGGAGGGTTTCGGATTTGGAAATCACGTTTAATAAATTGAATTTTTGAGCATTATGTATATCACTTATTATATGAAAGATGGAAGTGACCGGAAAAAAGGTTCAATATTTAAATATTTTGAATTTCCGGCTAAAGAGGTTCTGGAAAAGGATTCTTTTGAAAAATGTAATTATTTGATTTTTAATCTGGAAGGTGAAATAAAGTATATTTATAATGGATCAATTCACCGGGAATTACATACAGGAGAGATGATGTTTCTGGGAATTCAGGCGAATTGTATGCTGACACTGGAAACTGAAGCAAAACTTTTGATTCTGGGCTTCGATGAATTGTATAGCTTATGCGATAAATTTACTTTTCAGG
It encodes the following:
- a CDS encoding SUMF1/EgtB/PvdO family nonheme iron enzyme; this encodes MYRRIIFCIVIGIVASCSSFKNDGELVGARKVKRWFEPDPYGMVLIPTGSFVIGNNDEDIAWSMSAPQRTVSLAAFWMDETEITNDEYRQFVYSVLDSMKRQRLVDEGYEEFLMKDRKGNVLEPPVLDRRMRIDGKKNEEYKELLEGMNYAGDDRIVAGELDVRKLVYKFSWYDFKQAAANDRFYNPETGIYKGGTVINANGEREAVKGRSSFIMRKSVRIYPDTLCWLKDFTYVYNEPYVKEYFSHVGYDNYPVVGVNWHQAQAFCHWRTALFNNASSNRVQDWRLPSEAEWEYAARGGLSGATYPWGSYYTRNKKGCFMANFKPMRGNYIGDGGSITVPVGTYAPNGYGLYDMAGNVAEWTNDTYDESAYQVTHDMRPYYYQTAAKTDSRIFKRKVIRGGSWKDVAYYMQCGVRTYEYQDSARSYIGFRTVRTKIEF
- the gldL gene encoding gliding motility protein GldL, which encodes MKLFRSKSYKAAIGFIYGWGATAVIVGALFKIMHFPGAGIVLTVGMLVEAFIFFLSAFEPVMEHYDWARVFPELGTSGEKLGVNQPGPGRLSSPASPVSGVSGVSLGLDDADADKLRQGIDKFVATADHFAEASVNVPDFARKITTAAASFEKLGEKTEKAGELLEVSLNTFSTGCSDLHKILHDSADSLTSQIRLNCEKLASTMGASASGFDSLSRMMEEQLQTVKSQTSGYAQQLSSVNKNISALNALYELQVNETKACLESFRGMQSDMGEMLEHVSLGLDSTKLFRQESQQLAHNVASLNSVYGNMLSVVNNN
- the gldM gene encoding gliding motility protein GldM, whose protein sequence is MSTKNCPETPRQKMIGMMYLVLTAMLALNVSADVLDAFTRVQEKMSSTVSGFYKKNAEAYNEIDMAYNLNSTKVAPIRAKALEIKSLSSDIFVFIEELKKKMVLLADGPEGDVMHIQARDNLDIGGQVMITEGEGKKLRELLNRFQEKSLSFIHPKDSLLRVSIRHNLDTEAPKAVDGEFKSWESSKFEGIPLVGVVTMLTFYQANVLSTESDVIRYLYSSIDAESFKFNKLEALVIPDSRYVLTGDRFKARILLAAVDTTQRPDVIVGGRSISYNGDYCLYTESATKVGIHRLKGVINYVSPSGATLPREFSMEYEVADPAVVISPTKMNVFYVGVDNPVSLAAPGLSPDVIEPQISNGEIRKSSDGSYIVRPKVAGRNCEITVFATIDGQKRKLQTQEFRVKEVPDPVAKVGGQRDGKIKKNLLLAAGGVDVEMENFDFDMKFIVQSFSMYTVIDGYAQDQSSRSGSFTGEQLKMIRNLKRNQILVIEQIMVKGPDGSVRKLPSISFKID
- the gldN gene encoding gliding motility protein GldN, whose translation is MTKILLALLLLLAGTFFCPGQTSKTFFDSVIKNPDHDEKAPIVLPYVDPSDVIWARTIIRELVLREKMNLPLYYPTRPMDGRMSLIDMLLKGIQKSFKTAYADDELQTPVSYDEILSRFGGQSDTITKRNTVTGEMEKVVVEGEIHTDEVKRLLIKELWYVNRKTSRLEVRIIALCPVREYTKEDSYDGILKSQLFWVDYGEFRDLLSKQKVFNSANDAVRLSFDDIFLKRYFSSRIIQESNVYDNRTISSYAVGMDAVLESDRIRDEIFNYEQDLWEY
- a CDS encoding glycoside hydrolase family 16 protein; the encoded protein is MKFREDHRFFTALKASGLPDRYQKLEEKIGSDDFNIRCRQLRKFSWKRKAERWKESEAFHDLRAYRRLKKDPELRRYYELKKDPVFYQYRSWSLTFEDHFNTFERSKWITCYYAGERFLQATYGVGRDVQLFIPDNVRVREGHLYLEFRQQQINGKYWDPRWGIITKDYGYTSGMVNTALSFRQKLGRFEVKLEIPADSSLDYCFWLTGDRFYPHINIVKFGSKGYEAGCFLGNPGEEQDVEQLKRKVRLKSGFYIFTFDWLEDRMIWKINDCVVKTLKIHLPDAPALYACLSLGTTEEPGEVRLPEMMKVEWVRFYTKNKFD
- a CDS encoding SUMF1/EgtB/PvdO family nonheme iron enzyme, giving the protein MRKEKYVAGLICLLCVLSLTSCQKVKNLFGKKKSATTGWAYNDPENGGIEYTKVKHTKAGPGLIFIPGGTFVMGRTQEDVMGENNNIQRRVTVASFYMDETEVRNIDWLEYLNWLGRVYVNYPEVAKRALPDTLVWRDQLGYNEPMVKNYLRFPAYAEYPVVGVSWEQATEYCIWRTDRVNEQMLVDKKVLKHDPEGQQDENNFNTEAYLSGQYAGAVYKNYKGNGREARPVKWEDGLLLPSYRLPTEAEWEYAAYGLIGNTEDERVAGTRIYPWNGSWVRNDEKKHRGKMMANFRRARGDYMGVAGFANDGWGYTAPVKSFWPNDFGLYDMAGNVNEWVFDVYRPLSFQDMAEFNPFRGNIFKVPMTDGSGNIVEKDSLGRIRYRNQTDVELANRENYRIADNRNYRDGDLQSRISNEIDWKSGMDRGTSEMYYANQKEVTTLLNDEARVYKGGSWKDGTYWLSPGGRRYLNQKKAANDIGFRCAMSQIGYK
- a CDS encoding helix-turn-helix domain-containing protein, with amino-acid sequence MDVAKLFYTWACVPCINYTRKLTGGFKLILLEQGCSHVFKEDKTDYFLFFILEGEMKVRDENTEPWIAGKDEMFLVYEGVRIECVTPVKLIFFTTDHPGNKGGELLFRLSSICEKVEYRFHPTEVRKELLLFLILLKSYLEDGVACGHLQEIKQEELFNLLYNYYTMVELAELFRPVVVNKNRDFKKLVLSHCLHARSVDELIEFCGHNPYYFKKTFAKIYGTPVYQWMQIQKVEHIKNQLMDVNVNLKELMAAVGFSSPSHFNKFCQKWLGMSPTQYIERMKKDCTYLLD